One Chloroflexia bacterium SDU3-3 DNA segment encodes these proteins:
- the amaP gene encoding alkaline shock response membrane anchor protein AmaP, with translation MAHRLPKRACLSTHSDTLGVAMNYLNRIIILLLDLLICAGAIVITLITFGMLSPAQILPSLLRETALSTWLAGLNGLEMPQQALIALGMLAILGIGLLIGWYELRPRAQAQPLIIRDDAVGQVSVQIESIRRLIAYTAAQHPQVLQLEPQIQLLPEGLHIQCAITLAPNALLPVVTSELQRDLKQAVEHHIGMRVIKIHIHVQSEPIAHTPPLRLPRASHRMVR, from the coding sequence ATGGCCCACCGCCTGCCAAAACGCGCATGTCTATCGACCCATAGCGATACCCTGGGAGTTGCCATGAATTACCTCAATCGTATCATCATCCTGCTGCTTGATCTGCTCATCTGCGCGGGGGCCATCGTTATCACTCTGATCACGTTTGGCATGCTTTCCCCAGCGCAGATTCTCCCCTCGCTTCTGCGCGAGACGGCCCTCTCTACTTGGCTGGCAGGCTTAAACGGCTTGGAAATGCCCCAGCAGGCACTGATCGCCCTGGGGATGTTGGCCATCCTTGGGATCGGCCTGCTGATCGGGTGGTATGAGCTGCGCCCGAGGGCGCAGGCACAGCCCCTGATCATCCGGGATGATGCCGTGGGGCAGGTGAGCGTACAGATCGAGAGCATCCGTCGGCTGATCGCCTATACGGCGGCACAGCACCCCCAGGTGCTCCAGCTCGAGCCGCAGATCCAGCTGCTCCCTGAGGGACTGCACATCCAGTGTGCGATCACGCTCGCGCCCAACGCGCTTCTCCCCGTCGTAACCAGCGAGCTTCAGCGCGATCTGAAACAGGCGGTTGAGCACCATATTGGGATGCGCGTGATCAAGATACACATCCACGTGCAGAGCGAACCGATTGCCCACACGCCCCCGCTGCGGCTTCCACGCGCCAGCCATCGTATGGTACGATAA
- a CDS encoding Asp23/Gls24 family envelope stress response protein: MPPVNPGPVAMTDTGATAIATNVVAKIAGIAAREVEGVHALVGSGAGDALSGLAQRVTGEDASERGVSVEVGQREAAVDLKLITVYGASIPDVAQAVRKNIIGRMQEMTGLIVTEVNIDVVDLYFPEDTHAAPEAARTAPRVA, from the coding sequence ATGCCGCCAGTAAACCCCGGCCCGGTCGCAATGACCGATACCGGTGCGACCGCCATCGCGACCAATGTGGTGGCCAAGATCGCCGGTATCGCCGCCCGCGAAGTGGAGGGTGTCCACGCGCTTGTCGGCAGTGGGGCGGGGGATGCGCTGTCTGGCCTCGCCCAGCGCGTGACGGGTGAGGATGCCAGCGAGCGGGGCGTCAGCGTTGAGGTCGGTCAGCGCGAGGCCGCTGTCGACCTGAAGCTCATCACGGTCTATGGCGCGAGCATCCCCGATGTAGCGCAGGCCGTGCGCAAGAATATCATCGGACGCATGCAGGAAATGACCGGGCTGATCGTCACCGAGGTCAATATCGATGTGGTCGATCTCTACTTCCCTGAGGATACGCACGCCGCCCCAGAAGCAGCGCGCACCGCGCCGCGGGTTGCTTAA